CCTGTCACTCATGAGAGGAGCCTAATCACAGGCACCGGCAGAGCGAGGCCGATGTTCCGTCCCTCGTGCTCCAGGCGACGCTTCCCCTCCTCCCCTGTCGGCTCCCCCTCGATGCAGGAGCCCTTGTTCTTCCGCCACGGACATGGTGGGAATCCCTTCCTCGCCAGGAGGCCTCACCATGGATGCCGACACCACTGTCCTGCTGCGCCTCGCCTTCGACCGCGCTCCGGCCAATCTGGCCAACCAGGCCATCGACCGCATCCGGGAGGAGGTGGGCGGCGAGTCCTCGTACGCCACCAGCTACGAGATCCTCCTGCCAGACGGGAATGTCCGCCCCTGGCTGCTCGACTACCTGCTGCCGCGGCTCGTGGACTACCTCGAGTCGCGGGGCGCGAAGCTCCCCCACTGCGGCGGCGTGTTCCTCTCCGTCTTCTCCGGAGACACGCTCCACTTCATCCATGCCCGGGACGCCGTGGCGCTCCTGTCCGAATGGAGCGGGCTGTCCTTCGAGGAGCTGCGCAAGCGTTACGGGCCGCGCTGAGCAGCCGGACCCCG
This window of the Cystobacter fuscus DSM 2262 genome carries:
- a CDS encoding STAUR_1299 family protein → MDADTTVLLRLAFDRAPANLANQAIDRIREEVGGESSYATSYEILLPDGNVRPWLLDYLLPRLVDYLESRGAKLPHCGGVFLSVFSGDTLHFIHARDAVALLSEWSGLSFEELRKRYGPR